The Sphingobacterium bambusae genome includes a window with the following:
- the leuC gene encoding 3-isopropylmalate dehydratase large subunit, with amino-acid sequence MGKTLVEKIWDAHVVKREEGFPDILYIDTHLIHEVTSPQAFDGLRKRGLPVLRPAQTVATADHNVPTLNQHLPIKEELSRYQVDMLTKNTKEFGVELYGLGHPYQGIVHVIGPELGITQPGKTMVCGDSHTSTHGAFGAIAFGIGTSQVEQVFATQCLLQQKPKTMKIEVNGELAAGVGAKDIILYIIAKISAAGGTGYFVEYAGSAIRSLSMEGRMTICNMSIEMGARGGLIAPDQTTFDYVEGRQFAPKGEEWDKALAYWKTLYSDDDAEFDAVLTYDAADIQPMITYGTNPGMGIGITENIPTTVSQPESERPSYQKAIDYMGFHDGESVLGKAVDYVFIGSCTNSRIEDLREVAAFVQGKQKAENVEVWIVPGSKQVEAQAKEEGIDKIFEQAGFALREPGCSACLGMNEDKIPAGKYCVSTSNRNFEGRQGPNARTMLASPLTAAAAAVTGKIVDIRQLI; translated from the coding sequence ATGGGAAAAACATTAGTAGAGAAGATTTGGGATGCACATGTCGTGAAGCGCGAAGAAGGCTTCCCCGACATCCTGTATATCGACACACATTTAATTCATGAGGTGACTTCCCCACAGGCCTTCGATGGTTTAAGGAAACGCGGTCTACCCGTGTTGCGCCCGGCGCAAACTGTAGCTACTGCAGACCACAACGTACCTACCTTGAACCAGCATCTTCCGATCAAAGAAGAGTTATCACGCTATCAAGTGGACATGCTGACAAAAAACACCAAAGAATTTGGTGTAGAACTCTATGGTTTGGGGCACCCTTATCAAGGTATTGTACATGTTATCGGTCCTGAACTCGGAATCACCCAACCCGGAAAAACAATGGTGTGTGGCGATAGTCATACCTCTACGCATGGCGCCTTTGGAGCCATCGCCTTTGGTATAGGAACATCACAGGTTGAACAAGTCTTCGCTACACAATGCCTGTTACAGCAGAAACCTAAAACCATGAAAATAGAGGTCAATGGTGAATTGGCAGCTGGTGTAGGTGCTAAAGATATTATCCTGTACATTATCGCTAAAATATCCGCAGCTGGAGGGACCGGATACTTTGTGGAGTACGCAGGATCCGCCATACGCTCTTTAAGTATGGAAGGTCGTATGACCATCTGTAATATGAGTATCGAAATGGGAGCAAGAGGTGGATTAATCGCTCCGGATCAAACCACATTTGATTACGTGGAAGGGCGCCAATTCGCTCCGAAAGGTGAAGAGTGGGATAAAGCATTAGCCTATTGGAAAACCCTGTATTCCGATGATGATGCAGAATTCGACGCCGTTCTTACTTATGATGCAGCAGATATCCAACCGATGATTACCTACGGTACAAACCCGGGTATGGGAATTGGCATTACAGAAAATATACCGACAACGGTATCACAACCGGAAAGCGAACGTCCATCTTATCAAAAAGCGATCGACTACATGGGCTTCCATGATGGTGAATCGGTTTTAGGAAAAGCGGTGGATTATGTTTTTATCGGCAGCTGTACCAATTCACGTATCGAGGATCTTCGCGAAGTTGCAGCCTTCGTACAAGGAAAACAAAAAGCAGAGAACGTCGAGGTATGGATCGTTCCAGGTTCCAAGCAGGTAGAGGCACAAGCCAAGGAAGAGGGCATTGACAAGATTTTTGAACAAGCAGGTTTTGCCTTACGCGAGCCCGGTTGTTCAGCATGCTTGGGCATGAATGAAGATAAAATTCCAGCTGGAAAATACTGCGTATCCACTTCAAATAGAAATTTTGAAGGCCGTCAAGGTCCAAATGCACGTACCATGTTGGCTAGTCCTTTGACAGCTGCTGCAGCGGCCGTAACGGGTAAAATTGTTGACATCAGACAATTGATTTAA
- a CDS encoding ATP-binding cassette domain-containing protein — translation MSNPVVHIANLNLHYAATAVLCDLNWRVYSGEHWIIAGKSGSGKSSLAKAMVKLEKSSGEASFHFDPENSMPPLAYYVANWYQFANLEGDRNFYYQQRYNKQQQNDTLTVYADLLHFGQKHQLDFHDAEPILLALGFENCRQTQLIELSSGEHKKLQLVQALWLSPQLLILDEPYTGLDKRSRARLNTMLDEMANAGSTLILITNDRDIPSSINRFAQIENGQLNAVADFNDIKQDEERQRKPFPYFLQKAPVVDSDTMISLHNVSVRYGEKEVLKNISWKVKVGEKWLLQGPNGSGKSTLLSLLNGDHPQAYANDIALFGKKRGSGESIWDIKQKIGIISPELHWYFDKNATVWHAIASGFYDSIGWFLQVKYEEKKQIEQLLDFFDLLEDKDKLLHTLPLGKQRLALLARTIIKNPQLLILDEPCQGLDRSQTAHFNAVLDELSSYGKTLIYVGHYESQLPSCLDNRLVLEKGEVVILEYA, via the coding sequence ATGTCAAACCCCGTCGTCCATATCGCCAATTTAAATTTGCACTACGCGGCAACGGCCGTGCTATGCGATTTAAATTGGCGTGTATATTCGGGAGAACACTGGATCATTGCCGGAAAAAGTGGTTCAGGAAAATCGTCCTTGGCCAAAGCCATGGTAAAATTGGAAAAATCTTCCGGTGAGGCGAGCTTTCATTTTGATCCGGAAAACAGCATGCCTCCCCTAGCCTATTACGTTGCCAATTGGTACCAATTTGCGAACCTCGAAGGTGACCGTAATTTTTATTATCAGCAACGTTACAACAAGCAACAGCAAAACGATACCCTTACAGTTTATGCTGATCTGCTGCATTTCGGACAAAAACACCAGTTGGATTTCCACGATGCAGAGCCTATTTTGTTGGCCCTAGGCTTCGAAAATTGTCGGCAAACACAGCTGATCGAGCTTTCCAGCGGCGAGCACAAAAAATTGCAACTAGTGCAAGCATTATGGCTAAGTCCACAACTACTTATCCTTGATGAACCTTATACCGGCCTAGATAAGCGTTCCCGTGCCCGTCTTAATACGATGTTGGACGAGATGGCTAATGCCGGGAGTACATTGATCCTGATCACAAACGATCGGGACATTCCTTCCTCGATCAACCGTTTTGCACAAATCGAAAATGGTCAGTTAAATGCCGTTGCCGATTTCAACGATATTAAGCAAGATGAGGAAAGACAACGAAAACCCTTTCCTTATTTTCTGCAAAAGGCACCGGTGGTCGATAGCGACACCATGATTTCGTTACATAACGTATCCGTGCGCTATGGCGAGAAAGAAGTGCTTAAAAACATCAGTTGGAAAGTAAAGGTCGGCGAAAAATGGTTGTTACAAGGACCTAACGGCTCGGGAAAATCTACGCTACTGAGTCTTTTAAATGGCGATCATCCACAGGCGTATGCCAATGACATCGCTCTATTCGGTAAAAAACGTGGGTCGGGAGAAAGCATTTGGGATATCAAGCAGAAAATTGGTATCATATCGCCAGAACTGCATTGGTATTTTGATAAAAACGCTACGGTTTGGCATGCCATAGCATCCGGTTTTTACGACAGCATAGGCTGGTTTTTACAGGTCAAATACGAAGAGAAAAAACAAATCGAGCAGCTCTTAGACTTCTTCGATCTGTTGGAGGATAAGGATAAATTGTTGCATACCCTTCCGTTGGGGAAACAACGGTTGGCGTTACTTGCGCGGACGATCATCAAAAATCCACAGTTACTGATCTTGGATGAACCCTGCCAAGGTCTAGACAGATCACAGACAGCACATTTCAATGCTGTTTTGGATGAACTTAGCAGCTACGGCAAAACATTGATCTATGTAGGGCATTACGAGTCACAACTACCCAGCTGTCTGGACAACAGGTTGGTGCTCGAAAAAGGCGAAGTCGTTATTTTAGAGTATGCGTAA
- the leuD gene encoding 3-isopropylmalate dehydratase small subunit, with amino-acid sequence MKKFEKLTSQVVPLPIENIDTDQIIPARFLKATTRDGFGDNLFRDWRYDADNQPKADFVMNNPTFSGKVLVAGKNFGCGSSREHAAWAIQDYGFDVVISSFFADIFKGNALNNGVLPIQVPEEFLQKIFSVVFADPTSAVSVDLEAQTVTIDETGDSYSFEINPYKKSCLINGYDDIDFILSHKAEIEVFEQNR; translated from the coding sequence ATGAAGAAATTTGAAAAATTAACATCTCAAGTGGTTCCACTACCTATTGAGAATATAGATACCGATCAAATTATCCCTGCGCGTTTCTTGAAAGCAACGACAAGGGATGGTTTTGGCGATAATTTATTCCGCGACTGGCGCTACGATGCAGACAACCAGCCGAAGGCCGATTTTGTGATGAACAACCCTACCTTCTCCGGCAAAGTTTTGGTAGCTGGTAAAAACTTCGGTTGTGGTTCAAGTCGCGAACATGCCGCTTGGGCTATTCAAGATTACGGCTTTGATGTTGTAATCAGCTCTTTCTTTGCCGATATTTTTAAAGGTAACGCATTAAACAACGGTGTATTACCGATTCAAGTACCTGAAGAGTTTCTACAGAAAATCTTCAGCGTGGTTTTTGCAGACCCAACAAGTGCGGTTAGCGTAGACTTGGAGGCTCAAACGGTAACGATCGATGAAACGGGCGATAGCTACTCTTTTGAGATCAATCCTTATAAAAAATCATGCTTGATCAATGGCTATGACGACATTGATTTCATCTTGAGCCATAAAGCGGAAATCGAAGTATTTGAACAAAACAGATAA